A window of the Dictyostelium discoideum AX4 chromosome 4 chromosome, whole genome shotgun sequence genome harbors these coding sequences:
- the gtaQ gene encoding GATA zinc finger domain-containing protein 17 yields MGKRKTMQSFNLESFGKNLEKKLRRNPEQLQQPIKNYKSERERDIHELIYTIKSERMFIYKNAHRHLKLALENATLALNLPMLLKDFHVTLKEFDALEASLNAELECLELQYSSDTSELLLPVNSVNTSQNTINENAITTAIASLSVNPVNTSVALSTASTSTSTPTNTTTTTTTTSNSLTKNNNSALVSKPKTRGVRSKPIDMNSSDDEEDDQKDDQDKDDSDEDNVDNTPPLDSNDSKPPSSKTKGISKTKTKGNVSTAITTTTTPITTTDSNIIGTTTTTDDITEESKVKERPPRIFPENCYVCKVTETPYWRRGTDNGVVVDLCNECGLYYMNKEKKERLSRQKHSIKNVLN; encoded by the exons atgggaaaaagaaaaactatGCAATCATTTAACCTTGAATCCTTTggaaaaaatttagaaaaaaaactTAGACGAAATCCagaacaactacaacaaccaattaaaaattataaatccgaaagagaaagagatatccatgaattaatttatacAATTAAATCGGAAAGaatgtttatttataaaaat gCTCATAGACATCTTAAATTGGCTTTGGAAAATGCTACTCTTGCGTTGAATTTACCAATGCTCCTAAAAGACTTCCATGTAACATTGAAAGAATTTGATGCTCTTGAAGCCAGTTTGAATGCTGAGCTAGAGTGTTTGGAATTACAATATTCTAGCGATACATCAGAATTACTTTTACCAGTTAATAGTGTTAATACCAGTCAAAACACAATCAATGAAAACGCCATTACCACAGCCATTGCCTCATTATCAGTTAACCCTGTTAATACCAGTGTTGCTCTTTCCACTGCTTCCACTTCTACTTCAACTCCCACTaacactaccactactactaccaccacttcCAATTCACTtaccaaaaataataattccgCCTTAGtttcaaaaccaaaaacaCGTGGTGTACGTTCCAAACCAATTGATATGAATAgtagtgatgatgaagaagatgatcaAAAAGATGATCAAGACAAAGATGATAGTGATGAAGACAATGTCGATAATACTCCACCATTGGATTCAAATGATTCTaaaccaccatcatcaaaaaCAAAAGGAATTTCCAAAACCAAGACAAAAGGAAATGTTAGCACTgccattaccaccaccaccactccCATTACTACTACTGACTCCAATATTATCGGTACTACTACAACCACTGATGATATCACAGAAGAAAGCAAGGTAAAAGAAAGACCACCAAGGATATTTCCAGAAAATTGCTATGTCTGTAAAGTAACCGAAACTCCATATTGGAGAAGAGGTACAGATAATGGTGTTGTAGTTGACCTATGCAATGAATGTGGACTATACTACATgaataaagaaaagaaagagagACTTTCCAGACAAAAACATAGTATCAAAAATGTTTTGAACTAA
- a CDS encoding glucose/ribitol dehydrogenase family protein (Similar to SDR) has translation MNSIENNNNKNNNKNNNKIWLITGTSSGIGLELVKKLLTYGYKVSALTRRPEEIEKEIKEIQFEKDNLLIVKTDITNNESVKSAVEETIKQFGRIDVLVNNAGYGLVGSIEELSDSDVRKIYDVNVFGVLNLLRNSTPHFRKQKSGLIINISSQMGWDNMEYYSAYSSTKHAVNAITFSAQKELKAFGVNVILVSPGGFRTGFVAGQQSNFQVPSKFIDEYSTQSFIEMFNKYSPYSKGDPEKAAELLIKLPTIEELPNNLFIGSDSLSAAKQQLQSHLLEAEKWSDLSISTDY, from the coding sequence atgaattcaattgaaaataataataataaaaataataataaaaataataataagatttGGTTAATCACAGGAACATCAAGTGGCATTGGTTTAGAATTAGTAAAGAAGTTGTTAACATATGGTTATAAAGTTTCAGCATTAACTCGTAGACCAGAAGAGATTGAAAAAGAgattaaagaaattcaatttgaaaaagataatttattaattgttaaaactgatattacaaataatgaaTCAGTAAAGAGTGCAGTAGAAGAGACTATTAAACAGTTTGGTAGAATTGATGTATTGGTGAATAATGCTGGTTATGGTTTGGTAGGTTCAATCGAAGAGTTATCAGATTCAGACGTTAGAAAGATATATGATGTAAATGTATTtggtgttttaaatttattaagaaATTCAACACCACATTTTAGAAAACAAAAATCAGGTTTAATAATTAACATATCCTCTCAAATGGGTTGGGATAATATGGAATATTATTCAGCATATAGTTCAACTAAACATGCAGTTAATGCAATTACATTCTCTGCACAAAAAGAGTTAAAAGCATTTGGAGTGAATGTAATATTAGTTAGTCCAGGTGGATTTAGAACTGGTTTCGTTGCTGGTCAACAATCAAACTTTCAAGTACCttcaaaatttattgatGAATATTCAACTCAATCATTCATTGAAatgtttaataaatattcacCATATTCAAAAGGCGATCCTGAAAAAGCAGCTGAACTcttaattaaattaccaacaattgaagaattaccaaataatttattcattgGCTCTGATTCATTATCAGCTGccaaacaacaattacaatcacATTTATTAGAAGCTGAAAAATGGTCTGACCTTTCAATTTCAACTGATTactaa
- a CDS encoding hypothetical protein (Similar to Rhizobium loti (Mesorhizobium loti). short-chain oxidoreductase) → MDLIGNNNNNNKKIWLITGTSSGIGLELVKKLLTYGYKVSALTRRPEEIEKEIKEIQFEKDNLLIVKTDITNNESVKSAVEETIKQFGRIDVLVNNAGYGLVGSIEELSDSDVRKIYDVNVFGVLNLLRNSTPHFRKQKSGLIINISSQMGWDNMEYYSAYSSTKHAVNAITFSAQKELKAFGVNVILVSPGGFRTGFVAGQQSNFQVPSKLIDEYSTQSFIEMFNKHSPYSKGDPEKAAELLIKLPTIEELPNNLFIGSDSLSAAKQQLQSHLLEAEKWYDLSISTDY, encoded by the coding sequence atggatttaattggaaataataataataataataaaaagatttgGTTAATCACAGGAACATCAAGTGGCATTGGTTTAGAATTAGTAAAGAAGTTATTAACATATGGTTATAAAGTTTCAGCATTAACTCGTAGACcagaagaaattgaaaaagagattaaagaaattcaatttgaaaaagataatttattaattgttaaaactgatattacaaataatgaaTCAGTAAAGAGTGCAGTAGAAGAGACTATTAAACAATTTGGTAGAATTGATGTGTTAGTAAATAATGCTGGTTATGGTTTAGTAGGTTCAATCGAAGAGTTATCAGATTCAGACGTTAGAAAGATATATGATGTAAATGTATTtggtgttttaaatttattaagaaATTCAACACCACATTTTAGAAAACAAAAATCAGGTTTAATAATTAACATATCCTCTCAAATGGGTTGGGATAATATGGAATATTATTCAGCATATAGTTCAACTAAACATGCAGTTAATGCAATTACATTCTCTGCACAAAAAGAGTTAAAAGCATTTGGAGTGAATGTAATATTAGTTAGTCCAGGTGGATTTAGAACTGGTTTCGTTGCTGGTCAACAATCAAACTTTCAAGTACCTTCAAAGTTAATTGATGAATACTCAACTCAATCATTCATTGAAATGTTTAATAAACACTCACCATATTCAAAAGGCGATCCTGAAAAAGCAGCTGAACTcttaattaaattaccaacaattgaagaattaccaaataatttattcattgGCTCTGATTCATTATCAGCTGccaaacaacaattacaatcacATTTATTAGAAGCTGAAAAATGGTATGACCTTTCAATTTCAactgattattaa
- a CDS encoding hypothetical protein (Similar to Rhizobium loti (Mesorhizobium loti). short-chain oxidoreductase), translating into MNSIENNNNKNNNKNNNKIWLITGTSSGIGLELVKKLLTYGYKVSALTRRPEEIEKEIKEIQFEKDNLLIVKTDITNNESVKSAVEETIKQFGRIDVLVNNAGYGLVGSIEELSDSDVRKIYDVNVFGVLNLLRNSTPHFRKQKSGLIINISSQMGWDNMEYYSAYSSTKHAVNAITFSAQKELKAFGVNVILVSPGGFRTGFVAGQQSNFQVPSKFIDEYSTQSFIEMFNKYSPYSKGDPEKAAELLIKLPTIEELPNNLFIGSDSLSAAKQQLQSHLLEAEKWYDLSISTDY; encoded by the coding sequence atgaattcaattgaaaataataataataaaaataataataaaaataataataagatttGGTTAATCACAGGAACATCAAGTGGCATTGGTTTAGAATTAGTAAAGAAGTTGTTAACATATGGTTATAAAGTTTCAGCATTAACTCGTAGACCAGAAGAGATTGAAAAAGAgattaaagaaattcaatttgaaaaagataatttattaattgttaaaactgatattacaaataatgaaTCAGTAAAGAGTGCAGTAGAAGAGACTATTAAACAATTTGGTAGAATTGATGTGTTGGTAAATAATGCTGGTTATGGTTTGGTAGGTTCAATCGAAGAGTTATCAGATTCAGACGTTAGAAAGATATATGATGTAAATGTATTtggtgttttaaatttattaagaaATTCAACACCACATTTTAGAAAACAAAAATCAGGTTTAATAATTAACATATCCTCTCAAATGGGTTGGGATAATATGGAATATTATTCAGCATATAGTTCAACTAAACATGCAGTTAATGCAATTACATTCTCTGCACAAAAAGAGTTAAAAGCATTTGGAGTGAATGTAATATTAGTTAGTCCAGGTGGATTTAGAACTGGTTTCGTTGCTGGTCAACAATCAAACTTTCAAGTACCttcaaaatttattgatGAATATTCAACTCAATCATTCATTGAAatgtttaataaatattcacCATATTCAAAAGGCGATCCTGAAAAAGCAGCTGAACTcttaattaaattaccaacaattgaagaattaccaaataatttattcattgGCTCTGATTCATTATCAGCTGccaaacaacaattacaatcacATTTATTAGAAGCTGAAAAATGGTATGACCTTTCAATTTCAACTGATTACTAA